Proteins encoded by one window of Dryocola sp. LX212:
- a CDS encoding DUF2164 family protein — MKNLKLPQDDYNAVVGHIVDYMEDKHDLQLGQFEAEFFLDDLVKKIAPLFYNQGLNKAMDVINNNVLTLEELLDLEKEV; from the coding sequence ATGAAAAATCTCAAACTACCCCAGGATGACTACAACGCGGTAGTAGGGCATATCGTTGATTATATGGAGGACAAACACGATCTGCAGCTCGGCCAGTTCGAAGCCGAGTTCTTTCTTGACGATCTGGTGAAGAAGATCGCACCGCTCTTTTATAATCAGGGGCTTAACAAGGCGATGGACGTGATCAACAACAACGTGCTGACGCTCGAAGAGCTGCTGGATCTGGAGAAGGAAGTGTGA
- a CDS encoding MarC family NAAT transporter encodes MIELLQAIGLGLMVLLPLANPLTTVALFLGLAGNMNGKARNRTAVMASVNVFIIMMVAYYAGQVVMSTFGISIPGLRIAGGLIVGLIGFRMLFPQQKAHESPESRSKHEELSEEPETNIAFVPLAMPSTAGPGTIAMIISSASTIKHGVDFTPWVVLVAPPIIFMLVGIILWASLRSSGAIMRMVGKSGIEAISRLMGFLLVCMGVQFIINGVIEIIKTWPA; translated from the coding sequence ATGATTGAATTACTGCAGGCCATTGGGCTTGGGCTGATGGTGCTCTTGCCGCTGGCAAACCCCCTGACAACGGTTGCGCTGTTCCTGGGGCTCGCAGGGAATATGAACGGCAAGGCGCGAAATCGCACGGCGGTAATGGCCTCGGTGAACGTGTTCATCATTATGATGGTTGCGTATTACGCCGGTCAGGTCGTCATGAGCACTTTTGGTATCTCAATTCCGGGCCTGCGTATTGCGGGCGGGCTGATCGTCGGGCTTATCGGTTTCCGCATGCTGTTCCCGCAGCAGAAGGCGCACGAGTCGCCGGAATCCAGAAGCAAGCATGAAGAGCTGAGCGAGGAGCCGGAGACCAATATTGCCTTTGTGCCGCTGGCAATGCCGAGCACCGCCGGGCCGGGGACCATTGCGATGATCATCAGCTCAGCCTCAACCATTAAACACGGCGTCGACTTTACTCCGTGGGTTGTACTGGTTGCGCCACCAATTATCTTCATGCTGGTGGGGATCATTCTGTGGGCAAGCCTCCGCAGCTCCGGTGCCATTATGCGCATGGTAGGTAAAAGCGGCATCGAGGCCATATCGCGCCTGATGGGCTTCCTGCTGGTCTGCATGGGCGTGCAGTTCATCATCAACGGCGTAATTGAAATCATTAAAACGTGGCCTGCGTAA
- the marR gene encoding multiple antibiotic resistance transcriptional regulator MarR — MKSTSDLFNEMIPLGRLIHMVNQHKDRLLNDYLSPLDITATQFKVLCSIYCQVCITPVELKKVLSVDLGALTRMLDRLLCKGWIERLPNPNDKRGVLVRLTPEGKTLCEKCHSLVGQDLHQELTKNLTADEVDALYHLLTKVLP, encoded by the coding sequence GTGAAAAGTACAAGCGATCTGTTTAATGAAATGATCCCACTCGGTCGGCTGATTCACATGGTTAATCAGCATAAAGACCGCCTGCTCAACGATTATCTTTCGCCGCTGGATATCACCGCCACGCAATTTAAGGTGCTCTGCTCCATCTATTGCCAGGTGTGCATAACGCCGGTTGAGTTAAAGAAAGTGCTGTCGGTAGATCTCGGCGCGTTAACCCGCATGCTCGATCGCCTGCTTTGTAAGGGCTGGATCGAGCGTTTGCCTAACCCGAACGATAAACGCGGCGTTCTGGTGAGGCTGACGCCCGAAGGGAAAACGCTGTGTGAGAAATGCCACAGCCTCGTAGGCCAGGACCTGCACCAGGAACTAACTAAAAACCTGACGGCAGATGAAGTCGACGCGCTTTATCACCTGCTGACAAAGGTTTTGCCGTAA
- the marA gene encoding MDR efflux pump AcrAB transcriptional activator MarA, whose translation MSRRNNDAVTVHSILDWIEENLETPLSLEKVSQRSGYSKWHLQRMFKKETGHSLGQYIRNRKLTEIAQKLKESDEPILYLAERYGFESQQTLTRTFKNYFSVPPHKYRITHLAGDGKYLHPLNH comes from the coding sequence ATGTCCAGACGCAATAACGATGCAGTGACAGTACATAGCATTTTGGACTGGATAGAAGAGAACCTGGAAACCCCTTTATCGCTAGAGAAGGTTTCCCAGCGTTCAGGCTACTCTAAGTGGCACCTGCAAAGAATGTTTAAAAAAGAGACCGGGCACTCCCTGGGACAATATATTCGCAATCGCAAACTGACCGAGATCGCCCAGAAGCTGAAAGAGAGCGACGAGCCGATTCTCTATTTAGCCGAACGGTACGGGTTTGAATCCCAGCAGACGCTGACCCGCACGTTCAAGAACTATTTTTCCGTGCCGCCGCACAAGTATCGCATCACGCACCTTGCCGGCGACGGAAAGTATCTTCATCCGCTAAATCATTAA
- the marB gene encoding multiple antibiotic resistance regulatory protein MarB gives MKRFIAAAALVLALVSGNVLAEQSGSYNASQANHGGMMMPPADSPAGNTISDKSEHLGTPYYNGHE, from the coding sequence ATGAAACGCTTTATCGCCGCTGCAGCCCTGGTACTGGCGCTGGTATCGGGCAACGTTCTGGCGGAACAATCAGGTAGTTATAACGCCTCCCAGGCCAACCACGGCGGCATGATGATGCCCCCTGCTGATAGCCCTGCCGGCAACACCATCAGCGACAAGTCCGAGCATCTGGGGACACCGTACTATAACGGCCACGAGTGA
- the eamA gene encoding O-acetylserine/cysteine exporter, producing MTRKDGLLAMLVVVVWGLNFVVIKMGLHNMPPLLLAGLRFLLVAFPALLFVARPRIPFRLLAAYALTISFGQFAFLFSAIKFGMPAGLASLVLQAQAFFTIILGAFAFRERLQTKQIAGITLAVIGVLILIEGSLGGEHVALLGFMLTLAAAFSWACGNIFNKKIMQLASRPPIMSLVVWSALIPVIPFFVASLLMDGPAVMLQSLVTIDFVTVASLVYLAFVATIIGYGIWGSLLGRYETWRVAPLSLLVPVVGMASAALLLDETLSATQLVGAALIMAGLYINVFGLKVRRAVNG from the coding sequence ATGACGCGTAAAGACGGATTACTGGCGATGCTAGTGGTCGTAGTGTGGGGACTTAATTTCGTAGTGATTAAAATGGGGCTGCATAATATGCCGCCGCTGCTGCTGGCAGGCTTACGTTTTTTGCTGGTGGCGTTCCCCGCGTTGTTATTCGTCGCCCGTCCCCGCATCCCGTTTCGATTACTTGCGGCCTATGCCCTGACCATCAGCTTTGGGCAGTTCGCCTTTCTGTTCAGCGCTATTAAATTCGGCATGCCAGCCGGGCTTGCGTCGCTGGTATTACAGGCGCAGGCATTTTTCACCATTATTCTGGGGGCCTTTGCCTTCCGGGAACGTTTACAGACGAAACAGATTGCCGGTATTACGCTTGCGGTCATCGGCGTGCTGATCCTGATTGAGGGTAGCCTCGGCGGCGAGCACGTCGCGCTGCTGGGCTTTATGCTGACGCTGGCGGCGGCGTTCAGCTGGGCGTGCGGCAACATCTTCAATAAAAAAATTATGCAGCTGGCCTCACGCCCGCCGATTATGTCGCTGGTGGTGTGGAGCGCGCTTATCCCGGTTATTCCGTTCTTTGTGGCAAGCCTGCTGATGGACGGCCCGGCGGTTATGCTGCAAAGCCTGGTGACTATCGATTTTGTCACCGTCGCGTCGCTGGTCTATCTTGCCTTTGTCGCCACCATTATCGGCTACGGCATCTGGGGCAGCCTGCTGGGCCGCTATGAAACCTGGCGTGTTGCGCCGCTGTCGCTGCTGGTGCCGGTCGTCGGCATGGCAAGCGCCGCTCTGCTGCTGGACGAAACGCTGTCTGCCACACAACTGGTCGGTGCGGCACTGATTATGGCGGGGCTGTATATCAACGTGTTTGGGTTGAAAGTCAGAAGGGCGGTTAACGGTTAA
- the ydeE gene encoding efflux MFS transporter YdeE, translating to MTIYKKWFSGKALSTSVLLIASLLLTVGRGLTLPFMTIYLSRQYAMPLKEIGFALTLALTAGVVFSLWFGILADKFDKKISMLLSIILFLGGFIAIPLVNNAVLVVVFYSLINCAYSVFATVLKGYFSDTLEIHQKPKIFSLNYTFANIGWTVGPPIGTLAVLYSTNLPFWLSGLTAVIPFILISRYVHSAPVNENAQPGTTVLSPRTMLQDRALMYFTLSAFLGSLVYGSFAACLSQYAIAISDSSLAEKVVGVVLPVNAFVVVVFQYLIGKRIRPDNIRKLMFYGTLFFMAGLAGFMLSGNNLLLWGISAAVFTVGELIYAPGEYMLVDNIAPPGLKASYFAAQQLGWLGGACNPMITGLLLTWFAPSILFVVLMAAIVLAYFMIVRGMAVKSPTIPSMF from the coding sequence ATGACGATCTATAAGAAGTGGTTTTCCGGTAAGGCATTATCAACAAGCGTGTTACTTATCGCCTCCCTGCTGCTCACCGTGGGACGCGGCCTGACGCTGCCGTTTATGACGATTTATCTGTCCCGCCAGTACGCCATGCCGCTAAAAGAGATCGGCTTTGCTCTGACGCTGGCCCTGACGGCAGGCGTTGTCTTCAGCCTGTGGTTCGGCATTCTTGCGGATAAATTCGATAAAAAAATCTCTATGCTGCTGTCGATTATTCTCTTCCTCGGCGGCTTTATCGCCATTCCGCTGGTCAATAATGCCGTGCTGGTCGTAGTGTTTTATTCGCTGATTAACTGCGCCTATTCCGTTTTCGCTACGGTGCTGAAAGGCTATTTTTCCGACACGCTGGAAATCCACCAGAAGCCGAAAATTTTCTCGCTCAACTATACCTTCGCCAACATCGGCTGGACGGTTGGGCCGCCGATTGGCACGCTCGCGGTGCTATACAGCACAAACCTGCCGTTCTGGCTCTCCGGCCTGACGGCGGTGATCCCGTTCATTCTTATCAGCCGCTATGTGCACAGTGCCCCGGTTAACGAAAACGCGCAGCCAGGCACAACGGTGCTTTCACCACGAACAATGTTGCAAGACCGGGCGTTGATGTATTTCACCCTGTCGGCATTCCTTGGCTCGCTGGTATACGGATCTTTTGCCGCCTGCCTGTCGCAGTACGCCATCGCCATTTCCGACTCAAGCCTCGCGGAAAAAGTCGTCGGCGTGGTGCTGCCGGTGAACGCATTTGTCGTCGTTGTTTTTCAATACCTGATAGGGAAGCGCATCCGCCCGGATAACATCAGGAAATTGATGTTCTACGGCACGCTGTTTTTCATGGCCGGGCTGGCCGGTTTTATGCTGTCGGGAAATAACCTGCTGTTGTGGGGGATTTCCGCCGCCGTGTTCACCGTCGGGGAGCTTATTTACGCGCCGGGGGAATATATGCTGGTAGATAACATTGCCCCGCCGGGCCTGAAGGCGAGCTACTTCGCGGCACAACAGCTGGGATGGCTGGGGGGAGCCTGTAATCCGATGATCACCGGCCTGCTGCTGACGTGGTTTGCGCCGTCGATACTTTTCGTCGTGCTGATGGCGGCGATTGTGCTGGCTTATTTCATGATTGTGCGGGGAATGGCCGTGAAGTCACCGACCATTCCCTCCATGTTTTAA
- a CDS encoding GNAT family N-acetyltransferase — protein MPDWQARPLPQRVVLEGKYCRLEPLDPEAHTKSLLKAWGKAQDGRDWTYLGTGPFASEAEFAGHIDAIAASNDPLHYAIIDNLSGYALGTVALMRIDPTNGVMEVGFVTFSPELKRTVQATEAHYLLMKYAFDELGYRRYEWKCDSLNAPSRSAALRLGFHFEGVFRQLLIYKGRTRDTAWFSIIDGEWPLVKEAFEAWLSDANLPAGKQQRTLSSLREELAAQTPRNLL, from the coding sequence ATGCCCGACTGGCAGGCGCGTCCGCTTCCCCAGCGCGTGGTGCTGGAGGGAAAATACTGCCGTCTTGAACCTCTGGATCCCGAAGCTCACACAAAGTCGTTGCTCAAGGCCTGGGGCAAGGCGCAGGACGGTCGCGACTGGACCTATCTGGGCACAGGACCGTTTGCCAGTGAAGCGGAGTTTGCGGGGCACATTGACGCTATCGCCGCAAGCAATGATCCGCTGCACTACGCGATTATCGACAACCTGAGCGGATACGCGCTAGGCACCGTTGCGCTGATGCGTATCGACCCGACAAACGGCGTGATGGAAGTGGGTTTTGTGACCTTTTCACCGGAGCTAAAGCGCACCGTGCAGGCCACGGAAGCACACTATCTGCTGATGAAATATGCTTTTGACGAGCTGGGCTATCGCCGCTATGAGTGGAAGTGCGACAGCCTGAACGCCCCGTCGCGCAGCGCCGCCCTGCGACTTGGCTTTCACTTTGAAGGCGTGTTCCGCCAGCTGCTGATCTATAAAGGCAGAACGCGCGACACGGCCTGGTTTTCCATTATCGACGGCGAATGGCCGCTGGTTAAGGAAGCATTTGAGGCCTGGCTGTCTGACGCCAATCTGCCAGCGGGCAAGCAGCAGCGCACGCTTTCCAGCCTGCGTGAAGAGCTGGCCGCGCAGACCCCACGGAATTTGCTTTAA
- the urtE gene encoding urea ABC transporter ATP-binding subunit UrtE, giving the protein MLIVDDLNQFYGGSHILRGVSFEAKIGEVTCLLGRNGVGKSTLLKCLMGLIPAKSGSVSWQQNNITSRKPHQRVQAGIAYVPQGREIFPRLTVEENLLMGLSRFAGRDAKQVPEEIYQLFPVLKEMKLRRGGDLSGGQQQQLAIGRALACRPQLLMLDEPTEGIQPSVIKEIGLVISQLAARGDMAILLVEQFYDFAAGLADSYLVMSRGSIVQRGAGRDMETEGVRGLVAI; this is encoded by the coding sequence ATGTTAATAGTCGATGATCTAAACCAGTTTTACGGCGGCAGCCACATCCTGCGCGGCGTATCGTTTGAAGCAAAAATCGGCGAAGTTACCTGCCTGCTGGGACGTAACGGCGTGGGGAAAAGCACGCTGCTTAAATGCCTGATGGGGCTGATCCCGGCAAAGTCCGGCAGCGTAAGCTGGCAGCAGAACAACATCACTTCCCGTAAGCCGCATCAGCGGGTCCAGGCGGGCATTGCCTACGTGCCGCAGGGAAGAGAAATCTTTCCGCGTCTGACGGTAGAGGAAAACCTGCTGATGGGGCTTTCCCGGTTTGCCGGCCGGGACGCTAAGCAGGTGCCTGAAGAAATTTATCAACTTTTCCCTGTTTTAAAAGAGATGAAGCTGCGCCGCGGTGGCGATCTCTCTGGTGGGCAACAGCAGCAGCTGGCGATTGGCCGTGCGCTGGCATGCAGGCCACAGCTGTTAATGCTTGATGAGCCTACCGAGGGCATTCAGCCGTCGGTGATCAAAGAGATAGGCCTGGTCATCAGCCAGCTTGCCGCAAGGGGCGATATGGCCATTCTGCTGGTGGAGCAGTTCTACGATTTTGCCGCCGGGCTGGCGGACAGCTATCTGGTGATGTCACGCGGTTCGATTGTGCAGCGGGGAGCGGGAAGGGATATGGAAACGGAGGGCGTTCGCGGGCTGGTGGCGATTTAA